Proteins encoded by one window of Clostridium bornimense:
- the hemB gene encoding porphobilinogen synthase, whose product MFRRGRRLRENEKIRSLVRETNISKRDLIFPIFVVEGENIKKEISSLAGNYHWSIDRLPEVIEEVKEKEIGGIILFGIPSSKDLCGSEAYNDNGVIQRAIKKIREIDKDIYIITDVCMCEYTSHGHCGIVEGSEVNNDKTLEYLGKIALSHAKAGANMVAPSDMMDGRVGYIRNILDENGYYKVAIMSYSAKYCSAFYGPFREAANSAPQFGDRRGYQMDPANRREALVEVEEDINEGADIVMIKPALSYLDIVRDVRERVNIPICVYNVSGEFAMIKSAAKNGLIDEKRVTMEALISMKRAGADMIITYHALEVSKWLEEE is encoded by the coding sequence ATGTTTAGAAGAGGAAGAAGACTTAGGGAGAATGAAAAAATAAGATCTTTAGTAAGAGAAACTAATATAAGTAAAAGGGATTTAATATTTCCGATTTTTGTTGTAGAAGGAGAAAACATAAAGAAAGAGATATCATCATTAGCAGGAAATTATCATTGGTCTATAGATAGATTACCAGAAGTAATAGAAGAAGTAAAAGAGAAAGAAATCGGAGGAATTATTTTATTTGGAATACCAAGTAGTAAAGATTTGTGTGGATCTGAAGCTTATAATGATAATGGAGTTATTCAAAGAGCAATAAAGAAAATAAGGGAAATAGATAAGGATATATATATAATAACAGATGTTTGTATGTGCGAATATACAAGTCATGGACACTGTGGTATCGTTGAAGGCAGTGAAGTAAATAATGATAAGACTTTAGAGTATTTAGGGAAGATAGCTTTGTCTCATGCAAAAGCAGGTGCAAATATGGTAGCACCTTCAGATATGATGGATGGGAGAGTAGGATATATAAGAAATATCTTGGACGAAAATGGATATTATAAAGTTGCTATTATGAGTTATTCGGCAAAATATTGTTCCGCATTTTATGGTCCCTTTAGAGAAGCTGCAAATTCTGCACCACAATTTGGAGATAGAAGAGGATATCAAATGGATCCAGCTAATAGAAGGGAAGCTCTTGTAGAAGTAGAAGAAGATATTAATGAGGGAGCAGATATTGTTATGATAAAACCAGCATTATCATATTTAGATATTGTAAGGGATGTAAGAGAACGTGTAAACATACCTATATGTGTTTATAATGTAAGTGGAGAGTTTGCAATGATTAAATCAGCAGCAAAGAATGGGCTTATAGATGAAAAAAGGGTTACTATGGAAGCTTTAATTTCAATGAAGAGAGCTGGAGCGGATATGATAATAACTTACCATGCCTTAGAAGTTAGCAAGTGGTTAGAGGAGGAATAA
- the cobA gene encoding uroporphyrinogen-III C-methyltransferase, which translates to MAKVYIIGAGPGDEGLLTLRAIESIKKCDVILYDRLISNNIFRYVKDGCETYYCGKEPGCHYKTQDEINEIIVKLAKEGKIVGRIKGGDPYVFGRGGEEVLALEENNIEFEVIPGITSPIAVLNYAGIPITHRNISQGFHVVTATTAGESKINWDALSKESGTLVFMMGLENLSTIINNLIKFGKNEDASIAVIMRGTTAKQKVVIGTLKNIKKKVEKEKLQSPCIIVVGEVIKLRDKLNWYENKPLFGANICITRSKSQSENLSNKLRDLGAEVTEINSIRFNNTASNLKPYIEELQDFNHIIFTSVNSVNFFFNYLKEQRYDIRNLKAKFSVIGKATGRVLEDKGIIPFIISSEFLSKGLVKELKVYISSGDRILIPTSASAKSYIEDNLKSANVYIKRINIYETLCGKVKNLKVFDDVDIVLYSSPSTVKNMVNIFGIDTLKEKCSIAIGPVTNEELKENGIDAKVCKTHCDDGFISEIEHIYKKYKEGKSYV; encoded by the coding sequence ATGGCAAAGGTTTATATAATTGGAGCAGGACCAGGGGACGAAGGATTACTAACATTAAGAGCTATAGAATCTATAAAAAAATGTGATGTAATTTTATATGATAGATTGATTTCAAATAATATTTTTAGATATGTAAAAGATGGATGTGAAACTTATTATTGCGGAAAAGAACCGGGGTGTCATTATAAAACGCAAGATGAGATAAATGAAATTATAGTAAAGCTTGCCAAAGAAGGAAAAATAGTAGGTAGAATAAAAGGTGGAGATCCATATGTATTTGGAAGAGGTGGAGAAGAAGTATTAGCCTTAGAAGAAAATAATATTGAATTTGAAGTTATTCCAGGAATAACTTCGCCTATAGCAGTACTAAATTATGCAGGGATACCAATTACCCATAGAAATATATCTCAAGGATTTCATGTAGTAACGGCTACTACTGCAGGAGAATCAAAAATTAATTGGGATGCCTTGAGCAAAGAAAGTGGAACGTTAGTATTTATGATGGGGTTAGAGAATTTATCTACTATTATAAATAATTTAATTAAGTTTGGTAAAAATGAAGATGCTTCAATTGCAGTGATTATGAGAGGAACTACGGCTAAACAGAAAGTTGTTATTGGTACTTTGAAGAATATAAAAAAGAAGGTTGAAAAAGAAAAATTACAATCTCCATGTATTATTGTAGTAGGGGAAGTTATTAAGTTAAGAGATAAGTTGAATTGGTATGAAAATAAACCACTTTTTGGTGCTAATATATGTATTACTAGGTCTAAAAGCCAAAGTGAAAATTTAAGTAATAAACTTAGAGATTTAGGGGCAGAGGTTACAGAGATAAACTCAATAAGGTTTAATAATACAGCTAGTAATTTAAAGCCATATATTGAAGAATTGCAAGATTTTAATCATATTATTTTTACATCAGTAAATTCAGTAAACTTCTTTTTTAACTATTTGAAAGAACAACGATATGATATAAGAAATTTAAAGGCAAAGTTTTCTGTAATAGGTAAAGCAACAGGAAGAGTTTTAGAGGATAAAGGAATAATTCCTTTTATTATATCAAGTGAATTTTTGTCTAAAGGTTTAGTGAAGGAACTAAAGGTATATATAAGTAGTGGTGATAGAATACTTATACCGACATCGGCATCAGCTAAATCATATATAGAAGATAACTTAAAAAGTGCAAATGTATATATAAAAAGAATTAATATATATGAAACTTTATGTGGAAAAGTAAAAAATCTAAAAGTTTTTGATGATGTAGATATAGTACTTTATAGTAGCCCTAGTACTGTGAAGAATATGGTTAATATATTTGGTATAGATACCCTTAAAGAAAAATGTTCTATAGCAATTGGACCGGTAACAAATGAAGAATTGAAAGAAAATGGTATAGATGCGAAAGTATGCAAGACTCATTGTGATGATGGATTTATATCTGAAATTGAGCATATCTACAAAAAATATAAGGAAGGTAAAAGTTATGTTTAG